One Eurosta solidaginis isolate ZX-2024a chromosome 1, ASM4086904v1, whole genome shotgun sequence genomic window, gtactttaatggagcttgttaccggaacatatcggatctgcatccagcaaagggccaacaacatcgattacactccccaCGGTCTTCGGGGACTGTCCTTCTCGACAGGTCAAAGTCTTAACGAGATCATCTAAAACCCCAGGAAACAAGCACATCAACGGGTCCGAAAACAAACTGAAGGTGGTTGCAGACCTTTCATCCTACACAGCGACGCAAGAACTGACATCCTACTGAACTGTCGATTAATCCAGGAATACCAACAGACGCGAAATCTGATAATACCAAACCCAATCGTTCATTGTTTGTGTAATAGTAACAACACTTCCAGAAACTTGTGTAATGTACTAATGAGCACCGGAAGATTGCCTGCACTTTCATCGAATTTTTCATTGACTGCATTTTCGGAAGTTACAAAAGATTCGAAACAACTTCGAGGTACTTATTTTCAAATTTGTGGAGTCGTTGACTTCAAAGAGCTATTCGTGTTCACATGGATTCGAAGTTGCAGTTAGGTGCCTTATTATGTTACACGATTCGAAGGGAAATGCGATTCCAAAGCCGccaaagtacatttttttttttttttttgtcaattccgAAAGAAATGTCTACCCTCTTTCTCCAACGGACTTATGTCAGGTTCCTTCTCCTTTAGCACAGCACACTTCTGTCCAAATTTTGCAAATCGTTAGCACCCAAATCTCTTATTTTATGTCTATACATTTCCATTGTGTTTTAATGTTTGTAATCTTGCAACACTTGATAGGTATTTTCCCCCTTTGTTACCAATCTCAGTCAAAGAAATTACACATCCAATTTTTAAAGTAAttgaaaaaatcttaaaaacgtttattaaatattttttagaaagATGAAATATGTTATTGACAGTTTAAATGATTTTGAATCGCAAAGAACTAATTTGCTTTAGTTGTAGCAGCATCTAAAATACAATAGCAACTGTAGACCTTCaaatttaagtataaaaattataaattacatattttaaaagTAAAGACCGTTAGTTAAAATAGCACATGCTACATAATTCATATTCGACTTAAGCGAGATGAGGCTAAAAGTTCTATTAGTGCTCTGAATCACCGTAAAATTATGCTGTATTTGATAATTAAAGCATTGAAGACTTGATAAGATTAATATGCAAACACAAAGTCAAAGCAAAACTTTCGACGTATACATGCGCCATAATGAAATCCAAAGCTAAGCAGTTCGCGCTTGATTATTATAGTTTATTTAGGAATATATTACTTGTAGTATCATTCTTGTAATAATCGTCCGATATAAGCCCGAATTTCTACAATTGAGTTTGCACGAGTCATATATGACTCATATCtagtatatattttctttttgctTAATGTTAGCAGGGCTTTATATACCACTCATTAATGATTTAAAGCGATGAGTTTCTTTATCAGCTGTTAtcggtatttttaaattttaataattcgTATCGGACTCTAGAAAGCTTTGAAGATGTTTGTTTTGAGacagcaattaaaaataaatgccaaGCGTAAGAAGGTTGCAAGGAAAATGCAATTCGTTTATGACTATTGaatgcatatttaaaaaaaaataattattattattttcgttttcaACATTGATAATGGTTATATGGTATTATGTTTTTATGCGTCATTTGGACGTAAGACAAAACGCTACGTTGCTACATGAAATACTACATAATtaattgttttatatataaatatcatatataattttgttgtataattgTATTTGCGTTACTCAATGAAACTCTCTTTTTAATTGCttttacaaaactcaactaaCACTACTTTTTAATAAATGTCTTTATGTTTCTGACTCATTATATGATATCTCGAAactatatatagaatatatatgtatgtgtgtacgtatGCGACTCTTGAAGATAAGTTTAATTTTTCTACTTCTCATTTTTAGATATATTATAAAAAAACTTGTGGAAAAAAGTACGTTTTTTAAAAGTAACCCAGCTAATCAAAATTGTCTCGATGAGCTAAAGTGGAGGCTTTGACAGTGCTATTTATAGGATTTTCTTTATAATAGGGGTTGTTTAGGATTTAAAGGGCAAACAAGCTAAAATAATAGTCTATATATTGGTCTTCCGACGTTGAATCGAATCATAGTACCACGTTATGATGAGCTAGTTGATTGTTTTGAAACCCATTTGTATACTCTTTTAACATAATTTTATAGAGCACCTCCTTTTATTTTGATTAACTGAGTTTCCTGTATATAATTGTGTAAGTGTGAGTATGTATGCAAACTTCTAATAACTTTGTTTTTGCTCTAATAGCCTGaaactgtatgtatgtatatagtgaAGAATTTTTAAAGGATTAAATACtagataaatatgtaaatatatatatataactttgtaGTAAAATTTCTATACTCAATTTCgcttcataaattttgtttgtttttcttatgCGCAGATGTACGTGGTTATGTATGCATTAAgcaattgattttgttgtttacATTGTTTCCCAGTTTATATTGTTTTCAAAACTCTACATTCTACAAGTCTTTCATTATTCGTGTATGCAGTAATAGTTTGCAATAGTATGCAGTAATAGTTTTTAGTATCGTTTTGTGCCTTTAGAAtttatttctgctcaaaacttgaTTGCCTTTATCCCTTCTTTTATTGGGAATCCCGATTCAACAAAAGTACACTTCAAACGATTTACATTCATTTACATTTCTTtgatacacatttttttattttatatgtaaaaatgCAAATCAATGCATTTGTTTGTATAACTAAACTTCAGTATTTTATACAGCTATTGTTTGctctacaaatttaaaaatttcagcaCTGCTtgtattggtttttattttttaagtatttatatACATGTTTGTATGTCAGCATGTATTTAAATATTGCCTTATCTtctgtatgtatttaattttatttggttgTCTGCTCCCACGTTCATTCATCGCTATGTTCTATAAGTGCCACTCTCTAGAAAAATGTCATTTTGAAAAACCGTTCGATTGCCATTTGTTTGTTATGCTCATTCTTCATCTCATGTCAGTTCAAATTCTTCACATATCGTAAAACATTCTACTGTTTCTCATGCACTTAAAGCTCCACTACCACCAGCACCGGCGCCATCACTGCTGCCACTACCACCCAATAAATCATCACAATTTACGTGTAAACCGCCACCGCTGCTCGATAAGCCACTAGCACCAGCGCCACCAATTGGTGTAGCACATAGTGAATTAGTTGGCGAATTCAGACCGGTCACTGTGGTAGGGCCATAAAATATCAGTTCAGGTATTTGACCACCTTGTACGCCAGTACCATTAGTGCTTTCGGATGAACATTGAAACTGGAATGTTACATTTCCCATGCACACCTCAGACATGCCCTCCTGACCGAAGAAACTTAACTCATTACCATCAAGTATTACAGAGGCGGTATAGTAACATTCGGGTTCAATTTGTATGGGATTTTCAAAGAATACATGGAAGGTATTGCTTGAGCCATCCGAGAAAAATTTGGTATCATTTTCGGCGAGTGTACGTCCCAGACGTTTAAGTTCGATTTTAACATTATAATTAGCAGCACCAGTTGAGGAACCATACAAACCAAAGCCAACaatgaaaattctaaaaaaaatttgaaaaatgtattaGGTTTATGCATACATTTTTCGTAATCACTTCCAAAAATCTACTCACCTACGATCCACTGAGAATTGTATTGAATCACATCTTCCACGATAACGCCATTGATTTGAACGATATGCGCACGATTGAAAACGATGACATACTTGTGTCTTGAGGCCAGCACGTGCGCGTGTTGGAAAGCTCAAATGCGGTTTTGATTGTgcagtaaaatttaaaaatatatcaatAGTTTCTTGTGATGTTAATATTCCGGTTTGTGCTACCCCATTAGCGAACTCTTCCAACGTCATTGTCGGTATACGTATTAAATGCAATGCTTGTCCCAACATACTACGTTTATTTTGTGCAGACACATCTATGCCCATTTTTTGGCAAGCATTTAGAGCCCAATTGAGCGCTGCCTCAAAGAGATGTATCTCCTTGCAGTTGAGCGTCTCACGCGACAATATCGATTCAAAAGTTTTGAGATCGATGTCGACAAAGTCTTCCGATTTAATTGCCATTTCGGCCTAAATTGAGATAATTAAGTTCAGCTTAgcattttaatttcaaaatatgtatgcaaaaaataaagttgtaggacTTACTTGTGCATCGATTACTTCCCAGCAACGCTGCATCAATTCGGGCTCTTCGAATAGACGCGATTGACTGAGAAGTAGACAGGCGTTTTTTGCCGTCAATTTAACTTCTAAATAATTGACGCATGCGCGTGCTAAATGTGGTACAATATATTTTTTAGCCGCATACAATGTGGCCAATATGTTATCAGGTTCCAATTGAATCTCATCACAATATAGGTATCTGTTTGACATGaggaaaataaatagaaaatgtgcttttaataaaaaaaagcaaaaaccaaTTAGTACTAAATTTTATGCTAAATCggcaacttttttcttttctttagctTCAGTATGATCTTATATATATTTTGGTTCTGCTTTGTTCGGAATTCAAAATACAATTGGCCGGTTAACTAAGATGTGCTTTTAAACTTTATTGAACAGCCTTAGTGGCTAGACTAAACTAATATTAAGATTAGCCGTTCTTTAAAGTCATagaatttataaagtatattgaTCATGGAAGGCATACACTGCTGTCAGCAGACTATAACGAATGTAGTCTTAAATTTTAAGGCTCACACAATGTGCTAGAATCTTTCTGTTGCTTGATGATGGAAGAAACAAAGAGAGATCCATCTAATATACAACAGCGTTCTGATTTTGGTTGTTTTGAAAGGGTTTATCTTCTCTTCTAATTCTTACAGGTTGGGTCAAATTAAAGTGCTCATAATAACGGCTAAAAGCGATCTCACATAAGCTTAGTTTTTCCATGTTATAAGAATTAGTGCAACGGCCAAATCTATATTTTTGTTATACAACAATTCTGTTTCTGTTTTTCAAGACCGACCTACTTCGTGCTTGGAGATTTAATAGGTAATCAGCTACTTACCTTAACAACGTTAAAAACGCTGACGGCTCCACATCAGGCACTTTTATTTCCTGTTTATTTTCCGCTAGCCCACCATAAAACATAGCATAGAACACTGAACTACCCGTGGCTAGAATATACTTATGCGCCGGTATTGTTTGCACACAATCTGCTAAAATAAGAATTCAAACACACTTTCAATTATGTACACAAAATTTACAAATCTTAAATTCATACCAAACTCTCCACCAACAACAAATTTTACATCTGACATTAATTCGTTATTAAACATAGCCGCATTTCTCTCAAGTACCGTCGCTTTCGTGGCCTGCCAATTAGGATCAGCTGTATCATTAGCATTTGTTGTAGAATTATTTGACTGATTTGTTGCAGCTGCTCCAGTTGAACAAACATATGAACCACTACCGCCACCGCTACCTCCAGCTGAACCACCGCTCGCTGAACTTGAGGGTAAACAAAATAGTGCTGAGCTACTAATAGCACCTGGTGAGGCGAGTGGTGATGATGGTGCACTAATTGGTTGTGTTATTTGGATATTATGTTCACCGGCGCTGCCGCCACTGCTTGCGGCGCTGCTGCTACCTGTAGTAGACCCACCTCTGCTGGCATCACTGCTGCTACCTCCGCCACTTCCCGCTGTTGAACTTGCACCGATTGCAAGCAATGCATTACGTTGTGAATGGTGATTATTTgctgagttgttgttgttgtgtggcGGCGATAGCAATAAGCCATTACCATTGTTTAGCGTTTCCACTGTAAAGATAATATTGACCAAAGATTTATTTGTAGACAACAGATTAGTAAACTTATAAAAAGTATGTGTAAGTAGTGTATGTATACATAGATAACGAAATGATAAGAATGTTTACAATTAATTTTTGTGGTGTTAGTGCgaaatatttttctaaaatcGAAATTTCCTTTCGTTCCTCGCTGCGCTGACATTTTACTACTCTGTTTActcatttcaaattaaataaattttgttaacttttttCACTATTGTAGAtactaatatttaaaattttctttttcttgttcataacatttatttattttgaagaaAATGTGTGTGACATATCCGAGTTGCTCTATATGTTTGAGGAACGTCACAAAGCACATAGAATTTTATACCCGCTTTAGGTTTAATTTGTTCAAGCGAGATAAAACCCAATATTGTAGTGGTGATTTGGCTCTTATCAACAATCCCCGTGGTGTTTATTTGCACCTCCataatgaaaacattttttattttttttttttattgggcgGTAATGGATAATAATAAAGATGGCAAATGCCCGTCCAAACATCTAACGTTTGATAAATTAATAGATCACTCCAAAATTACGACTTGTTGTTTGCTCTGCTCTGCATAAATATCATAAATATAAGAATGTATAATATTAGGGAATAGTTTGAATCTCGTGTGCCTTTATATCTTTACCATATCTAATTTATGCAACGATCTCCGGCACACAGCATTAAAAGCCACTGCGGAATGAGGGACTACCTACCGTGGAGGTGCCGACATAAACCTCCATACACGAAAGTTCGAGGGGTCAAATTAAATGGCTCTCGAGGCAGCCAGGCTGGATTCATATCCGCCAAAGGATTTCCTAGCATCCGCAAAATTCCCTAAACCATCGGGCAGTGTTTTTGCGGATACAATTTCAACAACACAGGATTACATTCGGGTTTATAAAGTACTAGCGGGTccccggtgtgcttcgctacaccaatagaaatattggaaaaagaataaaacatCATAGAATTTTCGTGTATTTCTGTCTTAAAACTATTTACTACAAGTGTGATATCTTGGAAACGATTTAAGCACTTTGGAAACGATTTAAGACAGTCGATGGAGGTTTGTTTCTAAGTTCTACTTCAAAGTGGTGGATTTAAAAACCTACAATTCTAGATAACAGCCTGCGTTAGATTAGTTATGTGACCTTAGGTTATTATGTTAGAGGATGGATTGCTTTTTTAATTGTCAGAATATATCTTTTTAAATATTCCAGTCGGTATGTCTTCTTAACacttctaaagcttttgattctgtgtACCACACTCTGTTCTGTAGGAAGATGgaaaacttatttaacttctctggtcatgcagttgcccttataagatcatatcttggcgacaggactcaagcagtatgtatagatggtgaaaagtccgacttcctacatgtcttaagaggcgtccctcaaggctctatcctgggtcctctgttatttgttctatatatcaatgacttacccgatgtccttaagtattgtaatgttcatatctacgctgatgatgtgcatttgtttacgtgttgtcctcgtgatcaaactagcttgtgcataagtaccacgatttgaatcagatattttcatgggctactatgaatggcttatgtataaacccgaataagtcaaaatgtattgttattcatagaaggtattttcccactaatgatttagagtatgtagtgttcgacaattccgttatagaatacgtagatacgacgaaaaacttaggtgtagtttttaacaaaacattgaaatggaaagaccatatttttagaatggttggaaaagtgtatggaatgcttcgtacactatggataacacagtatttcacacctttgcacataagactacttctggctaaagcgtacttaatacctacgatactccatggttgtgtgatttactcaaactgtgactatctgtgcaagaacaaactaaatgttgtttacaacaacatttcTAGAAacgtttatgggttgaaaagacttgatcacgtatcacaacatgctgaaaggttgctaaacatttctttcgaaaatcttttaaaagtcaaaacactgtccttcctccataaattgttACATACGAaagaacctgactatctatatcgtaagcttatttttctgcaatcatcaagatcggtgcttcttcttaagcacattagatacggcacgctaacctctgaacgccaattctttgttactgcaatacgtctttggaactccctacctacaagtcttcgactcttaggtaatgctctgcacttcaaaataaGATAACATCATTTTTAACGattcttaaactggatctcaaattgttgttgttaaaatgttcatttctaagtccttttcctttctctgtgttttctttctttatttattaaatactattcgatctataatcAGCCAAAGGTTaccatcactactgctgtcttttaatatttattaattacttttctttagttttaagatttacatcaacatacataaatatttaactattatccgttatatttaatttaatttgattaatctaatttattattattataaatgttcaatttttatagcttatgctattcatgactagcactgttaaataatttgtcaaaattgttgtgctaggaacaaattttcaaataaatacatacatacatgttttgGAGGTTTTAGGGTGTCTTGATCCATTCCCTGATAAAAAAACATTGTTTGAATAGattgataaaaatatattttctcgAAAGCCTGACTATTACTTGCACGAGATTTAAAGGGTATATTTTCTGCtcgaaagaaaaaatttgttaaaaaaattcgctAAACTAAAGGAAAGAAGTTATGTTATGTAAGTATATGTTTTGGAAGACGGCGCCCTTTAGACAATGTGTGCTATTACTATGTCAATGTTAAGGAAAGATGAGCTTCGATATTCATGTGGTGCACAAATGTTAAATGTTATACATTAGTTTTCCTTACCATAGTGGCGTTGGGAAACTAAGGTGATAATTGGTTGGGTCTTTGTTCATTTAACTTCGGGAAATCAGTAAATGAGATCGGATT contains:
- the lute gene encoding BTB/POZ domain-containing protein 6-B isoform X1, translated to MIEAFANNLSSHLGRHLFYWALSAPEVNCLNLRFTELINKFHGPLERGVQVLDHLLTLEEDDFNGHWGSAYTHNYEPEYAISDGNQEVLQPASHREEVPAITSGVLTIGVTISGNNLVNNNNINHNQRISITQQAMETLNNGNGLLLSPPHNNNNSANNHHSQRNALLAIGASSTAGSGGGSSSDASRGGSTTGSSSAASSGGSAGEHNIQITQPISAPSSPLASPGAISSSALFCLPSSSASGGSAGGSGGGSGSYVCSTGAAATNQSNNSTTNANDTADPNWQATKATVLERNAAMFNNELMSDVKFVVGGEFADCVQTIPAHKYILATGSSVFYAMFYGGLAENKQEIKVPDVEPSAFLTLLRYLYCDEIQLEPDNILATLYAAKKYIVPHLARACVNYLEVKLTAKNACLLLSQSRLFEEPELMQRCWEVIDAQAEMAIKSEDFVDIDLKTFESILSRETLNCKEIHLFEAALNWALNACQKMGIDVSAQNKRSMLGQALHLIRIPTMTLEEFANGVAQTGILTSQETIDIFLNFTAQSKPHLSFPTRARAGLKTQVCHRFQSCAYRSNQWRYRGRCDSIQFSVDRRIFIVGFGLYGSSTGAANYNVKIELKRLGRTLAENDTKFFSDGSSNTFHVFFENPIQIEPECYYTASVILDGNELSFFGQEGMSEVCMGNVTFQFQCSSESTNGTGVQGGQIPELIFYGPTTVTGLNSPTNSLCATPIGGAGASGLSSSGGGLHVNCDDLLGGSGSSDGAGAGGSGALSA
- the lute gene encoding BTB/POZ domain-containing protein 6-B isoform X3, with the protein product MSKQSSKMSAQRGTKGNFDFRKIFRTNTTKINLETLNNGNGLLLSPPHNNNNSANNHHSQRNALLAIGASSTAGSGGGSSSDASRGGSTTGSSSAASSGGSAGEHNIQITQPISAPSSPLASPGAISSSALFCLPSSSASGGSAGGSGGGSGSYVCSTGAAATNQSNNSTTNANDTADPNWQATKATVLERNAAMFNNELMSDVKFVVGGEFADCVQTIPAHKYILATGSSVFYAMFYGGLAENKQEIKVPDVEPSAFLTLLRYLYCDEIQLEPDNILATLYAAKKYIVPHLARACVNYLEVKLTAKNACLLLSQSRLFEEPELMQRCWEVIDAQAEMAIKSEDFVDIDLKTFESILSRETLNCKEIHLFEAALNWALNACQKMGIDVSAQNKRSMLGQALHLIRIPTMTLEEFANGVAQTGILTSQETIDIFLNFTAQSKPHLSFPTRARAGLKTQVCHRFQSCAYRSNQWRYRGRCDSIQFSVDRRIFIVGFGLYGSSTGAANYNVKIELKRLGRTLAENDTKFFSDGSSNTFHVFFENPIQIEPECYYTASVILDGNELSFFGQEGMSEVCMGNVTFQFQCSSESTNGTGVQGGQIPELIFYGPTTVTGLNSPTNSLCATPIGGAGASGLSSSGGGLHVNCDDLLGGSGSSDGAGAGGSGALSA
- the lute gene encoding BTB/POZ domain-containing protein 6-B isoform X4, encoding MANNNRISLKSINKRNQEAMSHSQMNAWINVETLNNGNGLLLSPPHNNNNSANNHHSQRNALLAIGASSTAGSGGGSSSDASRGGSTTGSSSAASSGGSAGEHNIQITQPISAPSSPLASPGAISSSALFCLPSSSASGGSAGGSGGGSGSYVCSTGAAATNQSNNSTTNANDTADPNWQATKATVLERNAAMFNNELMSDVKFVVGGEFADCVQTIPAHKYILATGSSVFYAMFYGGLAENKQEIKVPDVEPSAFLTLLRYLYCDEIQLEPDNILATLYAAKKYIVPHLARACVNYLEVKLTAKNACLLLSQSRLFEEPELMQRCWEVIDAQAEMAIKSEDFVDIDLKTFESILSRETLNCKEIHLFEAALNWALNACQKMGIDVSAQNKRSMLGQALHLIRIPTMTLEEFANGVAQTGILTSQETIDIFLNFTAQSKPHLSFPTRARAGLKTQVCHRFQSCAYRSNQWRYRGRCDSIQFSVDRRIFIVGFGLYGSSTGAANYNVKIELKRLGRTLAENDTKFFSDGSSNTFHVFFENPIQIEPECYYTASVILDGNELSFFGQEGMSEVCMGNVTFQFQCSSESTNGTGVQGGQIPELIFYGPTTVTGLNSPTNSLCATPIGGAGASGLSSSGGGLHVNCDDLLGGSGSSDGAGAGGSGALSA
- the lute gene encoding BTB/POZ domain-containing protein 6-B isoform X2, whose translation is MIEAFANNLSSHLGRHLFYWALSAPEVNCLNLRFTELINKFHGPLERGVQVLDHLLTLEEDDFNGHWGSAYTHNYEPEYAISDGNQEVLQPASHREEVPAITSGVLTIGVTISGNNLVNNNNINHNQRISITQQAMETLNNGNGLLLSPPHNNNNSANNHHSQRNALLAIGASSTAGSGGGSSSDASRGGSTTGSSSAASSGGSAGEHNIQITQPISAPSSPLASPGAISSSALFCLPSSSASGGSAGGSGGGSGSYVCSTGAAATNQSNNSTTNANDTADPNWQATKATVLERNAAMFNNELMSDVKFVVGGEFDCVQTIPAHKYILATGSSVFYAMFYGGLAENKQEIKVPDVEPSAFLTLLRYLYCDEIQLEPDNILATLYAAKKYIVPHLARACVNYLEVKLTAKNACLLLSQSRLFEEPELMQRCWEVIDAQAEMAIKSEDFVDIDLKTFESILSRETLNCKEIHLFEAALNWALNACQKMGIDVSAQNKRSMLGQALHLIRIPTMTLEEFANGVAQTGILTSQETIDIFLNFTAQSKPHLSFPTRARAGLKTQVCHRFQSCAYRSNQWRYRGRCDSIQFSVDRRIFIVGFGLYGSSTGAANYNVKIELKRLGRTLAENDTKFFSDGSSNTFHVFFENPIQIEPECYYTASVILDGNELSFFGQEGMSEVCMGNVTFQFQCSSESTNGTGVQGGQIPELIFYGPTTVTGLNSPTNSLCATPIGGAGASGLSSSGGGLHVNCDDLLGGSGSSDGAGAGGSGALSA
- the lute gene encoding BTB/POZ domain-containing protein 6-B isoform X6 — its product is MANNNRISLKSINKRNQEAMSHSQMNAWINVETLNNGNGLLLSPPHNNNNSANNHHSQRNALLAIGASSTAGSGGGSSSDASRGGSTTGSSSAASSGGSAGEHNIQITQPISAPSSPLASPGAISSSALFCLPSSSASGGSAGGSGGGSGSYVCSTGAAATNQSNNSTTNANDTADPNWQATKATVLERNAAMFNNELMSDVKFVVGGEFDCVQTIPAHKYILATGSSVFYAMFYGGLAENKQEIKVPDVEPSAFLTLLRYLYCDEIQLEPDNILATLYAAKKYIVPHLARACVNYLEVKLTAKNACLLLSQSRLFEEPELMQRCWEVIDAQAEMAIKSEDFVDIDLKTFESILSRETLNCKEIHLFEAALNWALNACQKMGIDVSAQNKRSMLGQALHLIRIPTMTLEEFANGVAQTGILTSQETIDIFLNFTAQSKPHLSFPTRARAGLKTQVCHRFQSCAYRSNQWRYRGRCDSIQFSVDRRIFIVGFGLYGSSTGAANYNVKIELKRLGRTLAENDTKFFSDGSSNTFHVFFENPIQIEPECYYTASVILDGNELSFFGQEGMSEVCMGNVTFQFQCSSESTNGTGVQGGQIPELIFYGPTTVTGLNSPTNSLCATPIGGAGASGLSSSGGGLHVNCDDLLGGSGSSDGAGAGGSGALSA
- the lute gene encoding BTB/POZ domain-containing protein 6-B isoform X5, which translates into the protein METLNNGNGLLLSPPHNNNNSANNHHSQRNALLAIGASSTAGSGGGSSSDASRGGSTTGSSSAASSGGSAGEHNIQITQPISAPSSPLASPGAISSSALFCLPSSSASGGSAGGSGGGSGSYVCSTGAAATNQSNNSTTNANDTADPNWQATKATVLERNAAMFNNELMSDVKFVVGGEFADCVQTIPAHKYILATGSSVFYAMFYGGLAENKQEIKVPDVEPSAFLTLLRYLYCDEIQLEPDNILATLYAAKKYIVPHLARACVNYLEVKLTAKNACLLLSQSRLFEEPELMQRCWEVIDAQAEMAIKSEDFVDIDLKTFESILSRETLNCKEIHLFEAALNWALNACQKMGIDVSAQNKRSMLGQALHLIRIPTMTLEEFANGVAQTGILTSQETIDIFLNFTAQSKPHLSFPTRARAGLKTQVCHRFQSCAYRSNQWRYRGRCDSIQFSVDRRIFIVGFGLYGSSTGAANYNVKIELKRLGRTLAENDTKFFSDGSSNTFHVFFENPIQIEPECYYTASVILDGNELSFFGQEGMSEVCMGNVTFQFQCSSESTNGTGVQGGQIPELIFYGPTTVTGLNSPTNSLCATPIGGAGASGLSSSGGGLHVNCDDLLGGSGSSDGAGAGGSGALSA